The following is a genomic window from Prevotella nigrescens.
TGTTTTGTTCAGCTTCACCAAAGTCGAGTATTTCTTTCTTCATATTGTTATCTGCCATAACCTATTTCTTTGTCTTATTCTAAATTTCTATTCCTTAGAACACTTTCTTTTACTATTCTTCTGGTTCTAAGATTGTACCACCAAATTCTTTAACTTTACGAGTAAGTTTACCCCAAAAGCTATTCTTACGCTTCTCTTCTTCTTCACGTTTACGCTTTTCTTCTTCCTCTTCTCTGCGTTTGTGCTCCTCTTCCTCTATGCGCCGACGTTCTGCTTCAGCCTTTTCCTTTTCTGCAGCAGTTAAAACAACCCCTTGTCCAATCTCGGGTGCCTTTCTTGGTTCTCTATGTAGGTCGCTTGTAGTTGAAGTCGTAGGCTTAGCAGCATCTTCAAAAAGCTTTTGATCAGGATTGATTGGAATACCTGCACAATTAATGTCCCCCTTTGCCAGCAAGCCGAGAATGGTGTTCATTGTACCATTCTTGGCATTGATGTCAGCATTGTTGGCGTTAATAGTCTGAGTAACAAATTTTGCTGTCCTGATTTTGTCTACGTGTGAATGGTTGCGGAAGGCACGTTCGATGTTCTTCATATTAGAACCGCCACCTGTAAGAATAAAGCCACCTAACAATTTGTCTGCATATTCAGCTGGAATTTGGTAAATGACATTCTCAATAATTTCTTCGATACGAGCCTCGATGATGTCAACAAGGGTTCTGCTTTCTACAGAGAAATCATCGGAAACGGTATACGATTGTTTGTTATCTATATCATTATCGTCGGTGTATGCACTGCCGTGTGTAAGCTTTAACTTCTCAGCATCTTTCTCTTCTATTTGTAAACTTGCAATATCTTTCGTGATATTTGCCCCACCAAGTGGTAACACGGCAAGGTGTCTCAGTATGCTTTTATAATAGACAGAGACGGTAGTCGTGCCAGCCCCAAGGTCGACAAGCACACACCCCCCGCGTTTTTCGTTATCGGTGAGAATACTATCAGCTAAAGCTAAAGGTGCCAAATACATTTCTGCAATAGCAATACCAGCCTTTTCAAAACAACTATTGAGATTGTCGTAGAAAGATTTACGCCATAAAATATTTAGGAAGTTTCCTTCTAAATGACTTGCCTTAATTCCTACAGGATCAATAGATTCCTGGTTATCTACTTTATATTCTTGAGTGGCTGCATCGAGAATTTCTTGGTCCGGATAACTCATATCACGGTTTGCATCCATCAATTCGTTAATCATGTTGCTCGAAATGATAGTTCCTGCAGGCAAGTCTTTTACAATTACATTCTTTACACTGCGAATAGACTGACCTCCCACGCCCACATAAACATGTGTTATCTCGTATTTAAGTTGTTTCTTTAATTTATTTATGATATTGGTCAAGCATTGTCCTGTTTTGTCGATATTGTAGACTACACCCTTTCGGATACATTGCGATGCGTCTTCTTTAACGACAGCATTCACAGAAATGCTGCCATCAAGATTTTTCTTTCCAGCTATACCTATGATTTTCGATGAGCCCAGTTCAATGGCTACAATAAATTCTGCCATACACTAATTTCTTTATGATTTGTTTTTATTCTGTTACTTCCGTTTGTATTTTTTCCTCTTGCTTGGATTGTTGCTGTCCGCCATTCTGTTGTTGTACAGCTTTTCTTTTGCAGATAATCTGGTTGTCGAACTCCACATTGATATAAGAGTATTTATTCCAGCCCGCTTGCGAAAGTCCGTAGCGATAGAACTTTTCGGTTCGTTCGAGTTTCTTCGTAACAAACTCGTCGATACCTTTATCATTTGCGGCTTTATTCCTTCTTATTGGCAGATATCCAATAAATATAATATGGTCGCCTATGCGCGGTACAAATTCTATGCCTTTATCTGGACGAACATTTATCTGTTCGATTTGGTTGAGCCAAAACTCAGATTTGTTTATAGCCTTTGCCATAGGAGTAATGGCGAAATGTGCAAACGGTCTGCTAATGTTCCCCGTAGCCACGATTAAATCGCTTGTGTATTTAGAGTTAGGAAGAATACCTCCATTATCGTCCAAATAGTAGTCTTCGCCTTTGTTGTTTTTGATACGAATGATAGGCATACGTTGCGAAATTCTAATGTTCACATGTCCATTCTCTGTTATGTAGCACTGTGCCGTATCTACAAATGGCCCCACTTTTAATGCCTCTTCTATCTTTCGAGGTACTATAGCATTAAGTTGTTTGTTAAGCGGATACAACCTATCTTTCTCAAGAATGGATTTGATTTCTTTAGCACTAAGAAAACCAGAGTTATTGGAGTCAGAGATATTTATATTTACTTTAGTACATACACGACGACTCTTGTCCGGTGTGTTCCACGAAGTTACAGCCATAACAAGGTAGAATGCCAAGACGACATCTAATACATAGAAAATAATCTTCTTCCAACTTGTATCCATTCTCCAAACCTATTCTTTTTCTTTTATTATCTCTGCAAGTTGTTCTGTATAATTGTCGAGATTTCCAGCTCCGAGTATAACAAGGACATCGAAGTCTCTGCCTTTTGCAAATTTTAGTACGTCGTCTTTTTTAATCATTTGTTTCTCTACATTACTTTTCAGATTATCGTAGATAAGTGCTGATGTAACGCCCGATATAGTTTTTTCTCTGGCAGGATAGATTTCTGTGAGAATAACCTCGTCGAAATGACTGAGTGCTTCGGCAAAGTCCATGTAAAAGTCCTCCGTACGTGAGTAGAGATGCGGTTGAAAGATTACTGTAATCTTTCTATTTGGATAAATCTCCTTCAGACTCTTGGCACTTTGTATAATCTCTTTTGGGTGATGTGCGTAGTCGGAAAGCAATACATGGCGATTGCTCTTTATTTTGAAATCGAAACGACGGTCTACTCCGGCATAAGTTCTCATGCCATATCGAAGTTCATCGGCTGTACAACCGCAAAGTTGTGCCAATGCCATAGCCGCTATTCCGTTTTCAATATTGATAGGAACAGGCTGACCTAACTCTATGTTTGTTACGTTTTCGATGGGCGAAACCATATCGAACACAATGGTACCATTTTGTATACGAACATTTTCGGCATGAAAGTCGCCAGCATCTCTACTATATTCGTACACTTTTACACCAGTCTGTACGTTTTGTTTCATCTCCAAATCTTTATGAATAACAAGTGTCCCACCTGGCTGTATTAGTTCGGTGTAATGGCGGAAACTTTCTAAGTAGGCATCTTTTGTTCCGTAAATATCTAAATGGTCGGGGTCTGTAGATGTAATAACACTCATATAGGGGCGTAACCAATGGAAAGAACGATCGAACTCGTCGGCTTCAATAACTACATAATCGCTCTTTTGGGAGAAAATGTAGTTCGTGCCATAGTTCTTTGATATGCCACCAAGGAAAGCATTGCAATCCAAATGACTCTCGTGCATGATATGAGCACACATTGTAGATGTCGTAGTTTTTCCGTGCGTACCAGCAAAGCAAAGTCCTTTATGAGTTTGTGTAAGTCTGCCCAAAACTTGTGAACGTTTTTCTATTTCAAAGCCATTTTCACGGAAATATGTTAGTTCTGTGTGCGTATTTGGTACGGCAGGTGTGTAGACTACCAATGTAGTAGATGGATCTTTACACGTTTCTGGAATCAAGTTTATGTTATCTTCGTAGTGCAATTGTATTCCTTCTTGCTCTAAGTGGTGAGTTAAGTCAGATGGTGTTTTATCGTAACCAGCAACCACAAGACCTTTATGATGGAAATATCGTGCTAAGGCACTCATGCCAATGCCTCCGGCGCCTACGAAATAAACTGCTTGAATATCCCTTAATTTCATTTCTTTATATGATGTTAGAATGTCAGCCATTCCAAGTTGGCACTCTTTTATTGTTTTATTAGTTTTATCACCTCGTCAGCTATAACATCAGCCGAATTGTGTAGTCCCATTTTCTTTACATTTTGGCTTAAACTTTCAAGTTTCTGCTCATCGTTTACTGTTTTTATAGCCAATTGTAAAAGAGTGTTAGGTGCTTCAATATCTTTTACGAATAAAGCTGCACCTTTGTTTACCAACGCCATTGCATTTTTGGTTTGATGGTCTTCTGCTACATTTGGACTTGGGACAAGTATAACAGGTTTACCTATGAGCTGGAATTCACTAATAGAGCTTGCGCCCGCACGACTAATAACTAAGTCGGCTGCTTTGTAGGCTGCACCCATATCGCCGATGAAGTCCATTATTTTCAAGTTAGGAAGTTCTTTTCCTTTTATCTGGTCGAGGATAGTCTGATGATAATACTTACCCGTCTGCCAAATAAACTGTGCATCAGAAACATCGATAAGGTCTAAATGTTCTAATACTGCACGATTGATGGTGCGTGCACCGAGACTGCCACCTACCAGTAGAATAGTTTTCTTTGTAGGGTTAAGTCCGAATTGTTTCCTGGCCTCTTCTTGTGAGAGCGGTGTTTCGAGAACATTTTGACGTACGGGGTTTCCTGTCATAATAATCTTGTCAGCAGGAAAGAAGCGTTCCATACCTTCGTAAGCTACACAAATTTTCTTAGCTCTTTTGGCAAGTATCTTGTTGGTTACACCAGCGTAAGAGTTTTGTTCTTGAATTAGACAAGGAATGCCCATCTTCGAACATTCATACAATGTTGCACCGCTGGCATAACCACCTACACCTACGGCTACTTGTGGGTTAAAGTCTTTTATAATCTTACGTGCCAAGCGCAGACTCTTCCAAAGCTTGCAGAGCACGCTGATATTTTTCAGCTTGTTTGCACGGTTGAAACCTTTAATGGGCAAGCCTTTTATTTTGTAGCCTGCAGCAGGAACACGTTGCATTTCCATTCGCCCTTCTGCTCCAACAAATAATATTTTTGTCTTAGGATATTTAGTGCTGATGGCATTGGCAATAGACACAGCTGGAAAGATGTGTCCACCTGTTCCTCCACCACTAATAATGACTCTAAACTCTTCGTTCATAACAGCTCTATTTATTAGCTTACAAAGTTAATCATTTTTTCTATTTTGTCGTAATATAAACCACTTAAAAATGTGAAATATGATAAATGTAGGCGTAATGGACATTTGGTAGGCTGAAACCTCTCAAATGTCCTTTATTTATTACCTTTGCAGCATTTGAAAGCTTATGAATAAAAAAACTGTATATTCTGTAACAGTTCAAATGTTAAAAAGAATGGTCATCGGCGTAATGTCCAGATGTACTTTTGCAGGGATTGTGGCAGGCAATTTCAAAGTGGTCATCGTATAGACAATGTGTGTTTATGGAATGACTATCTGACCGAGAAACGAACTATTTCTGAGCTTTCCACTCTTCACAAATGTTCAGAAAGAACCATACGCCGTAGGCTAAGTTCAGTGGCAGACAGCTTCACTCCCATCTATCCTGAATCTGCAACAATAATACTGGACACGACCTACTTCTCCAAGACCTTTGGTGTGATGCTCTTTCAAGATGCCGCATCAGGCAGGATACTTCATCGCAGGTTTGTCAGGAACGAGACCAACCAGGAATACCTTGAGGGACTCAGATGCATTGAGGAGGGTGGAACTCGGATAAAGGCAGTGGTGTGTGATGGACATATCGGGCTTTTACAAGCTGTAACATCCTGCCCTGTACAGATGTGTCAATTCCACCAGTTGCAGATAGTCAGAAGGCTTCTTACCAACAATCCGCATTTGCCCGCAGGCATCGAGCTGCTGGCATTAATGAGAGGCATGTTCTCTATCGGGAAAGAAGAATTCACATCAGGCTTTGATAAATGGTGTGATGAATGGAAAGAGTTCCTCGATGAACGAACTCTACTAATCTCAGGCAAGACAACCTATACACATAGAAGACTGAGAAGTGCAAGGCGTTCGGTGAAGACACACCTTAAATGGCTATATACCTATGAAGAATATCCTGAATTAGAGATACCCAATACAACAAATCTATTGGAAGGATTCAACTCACAACTTAAAAGGGCATTGCGTAATCATAATGGAATGAAGGAGGTTAATAAAAAGAAGTTCATAGATGGGTTCCTGAATATAAAAAAGTAGGCTGGAATTACCAGCCTACCAAATGTCCATTACTAAAACACGAGAGGTTTTCAGCCTACCAAATGTCCATTACGCCTAAATGTAGTATCGTATTATGAGAAGTGTTATTTTCCAGCTTGTTATAATTGTTGTATTGGGAGTTGTTTCTGTCAAATTTTGCATTAGACTACTATTCTGTTGTCTGCCTGAAAACAATTTTTACTTTACTCATTGGGTAACGAAAACGTTCTTTTGAAGTTGTATAATTCACAATACAACTTCAAAAGAGAATAAAAATCTACTTATTCAAAGATAAGAAGCTTACAATAGTAAATTCTTATATTTGTATAGAATAACTTTTTCCTGTAGATTGTCTTTGAACTAATTAAGTCTTTAATGAAGACTTACAAGAATATTTTATGTGTAGCATTTCCAACACGCACAATATAGACACCCTTTGAAGGCATTTTTATTATATAAGATTTTGTGAGACAACCTTGTTCTATCATTGTTCCCTCTATACTGTAAATGGAATAATGAATAGGCGATGAGAGCAAATTAGGAATTTCTATTATTAGTTCGCTGTCTTTCCCATATACCTTACATAGTTCGTTATTGCCCATCTTAGGCGACATTATTCCGGTTGGGAACTTGTCCGTTTCAATGATGTTCGTGAAGTAGTTCCAGCCGAAAGCCTGACGATATTTTTCTCCTGAGCCGATGGGAACGTAGACGGGAATGTCATTGGGAGTGATACCATGAAATGTTTTATGCTTTCCTTCCTTATCAGCTGCACAACAAGGAGGGTTAGGAGAGAGGGAATATATCTTTTTGACATTTTCCCAATTTGCACAACTCCCTGCGCCTAAATATTCTAGTGAAGCTGGAAATATAATGGAATCAACTGCACATTCCCAAAAAGCATCTTTCCCAATATGTCTTAATCCCTCGGGCAAGTCTATCGATTTGAGTTTTACATCGCTTCCGAAAGCATCATCCTCTATTACTGTAACACTCTTGGGGATATTCACTTTTTCCAATGATCGACACCAAGAAGCAAAGGCAAAGGGGATCTTGGTAATCCCTTCAGGAATTTTGATTTCTTGTAATTTAGGGCACATGGAAAAGGTAAAATCAGACAGTTCTTTAAGAGTACTTGGCAATATTGCTTCCATCAAGTCGCACCCATCAAAAGCTGCAATTTTAATAAGCTCTAATCCCTCTGGAAAGTTTACTTCTTCCACTCTTGTGTTGTAGAAAGCAAATCCTTCAATTATCTTAATAGTAGAGGGTAGCATCAATTTCTTGAAGCATTGGCAATTTACAAAACATTGTGATGGAATAGACGTTACACCTTCCGGGATAATCAACGGGTCGGTACTTAACCAATGGCAGCTTGAAAAACTGAAACGACCAAGCTTTCTCAAACTTTTGGGGAGGTTTATTTGTTCTAATTTCATCCTTGAGAAAGCAAAGTCTCCAATTTCCTGAATTCCCTCAGGAAGGATGATGCGGCGGAGTGGGAGGTAAACCACGCCCTGATACGCTCTCGGGTCATCAACGGCTTGCTTTTCAACTTTATAAAGTGCACGCGTAGGTATCTTATTATTTTCTATTTGCGCATGTTCCAAATTTAATACAGTTAGCTTCCCCTCAAAGCTGCATTCCCACATGGTTGTAAAGTCTGCTCCATTTATTGGACCGTGCACAACTAAAGAATCTATTTTGTCCCATTTATCACCCAAAACTTGCTTCAACTCTCCGCACTTGCTCACATTAGCATCAAAAAAATGGACTTGTCCATACATCTTTTGTGAACAGGCAAATACAAGAGGTAGCAACAAAAGTATTATTTTTTTCTGCATAATTAAATTATTTGTGTTACTATTAATGATTCTTTTATACTTGCAGGTACAATATCCTTTGGAGACAAGGTATCTAAATGCAAGTTGTATATTGTTCTCTCTTCTTCAAATTACCTAATAGTAATAGCCCACTCACTTCTACTTGCAAATATATATAAAAAACAACAACATTCAAAATTTTTAGTTATTTTCTTTAATTTTATCATTTCTTTTTTGCGATTTTCTTAATTGAATTTATCCAAATAGATTATTAAGCGTAAGAGAGTATCATAGTAGTCAGAACAGAAAAATAATCAAATTGCATGTGGGAAAAATTTATAATAAGAAATTATTTTTTTGTAATAACAAAATAAAAATCTATAATAAAAAGAATGGGAAACTATAATAACAATATTTTAGGACATAACAATACAGAAGAACTACCTTTATTTTGAAAGG
Proteins encoded in this region:
- the ftsA gene encoding cell division protein FtsA — translated: MAEFIVAIELGSSKIIGIAGKKNLDGSISVNAVVKEDASQCIRKGVVYNIDKTGQCLTNIINKLKKQLKYEITHVYVGVGGQSIRSVKNVIVKDLPAGTIISSNMINELMDANRDMSYPDQEILDAATQEYKVDNQESIDPVGIKASHLEGNFLNILWRKSFYDNLNSCFEKAGIAIAEMYLAPLALADSILTDNEKRGGCVLVDLGAGTTTVSVYYKSILRHLAVLPLGGANITKDIASLQIEEKDAEKLKLTHGSAYTDDNDIDNKQSYTVSDDFSVESRTLVDIIEARIEEIIENVIYQIPAEYADKLLGGFILTGGGSNMKNIERAFRNHSHVDKIRTAKFVTQTINANNADINAKNGTMNTILGLLAKGDINCAGIPINPDQKLFEDAAKPTTSTTSDLHREPRKAPEIGQGVVLTAAEKEKAEAERRRIEEEEHKRREEEEEKRKREEEEKRKNSFWGKLTRKVKEFGGTILEPEE
- a CDS encoding cell division protein FtsQ/DivIB; translation: MDTSWKKIIFYVLDVVLAFYLVMAVTSWNTPDKSRRVCTKVNINISDSNNSGFLSAKEIKSILEKDRLYPLNKQLNAIVPRKIEEALKVGPFVDTAQCYITENGHVNIRISQRMPIIRIKNNKGEDYYLDDNGGILPNSKYTSDLIVATGNISRPFAHFAITPMAKAINKSEFWLNQIEQINVRPDKGIEFVPRIGDHIIFIGYLPIRRNKAANDKGIDEFVTKKLERTEKFYRYGLSQAGWNKYSYINVEFDNQIICKRKAVQQQNGGQQQSKQEEKIQTEVTE
- the murC gene encoding UDP-N-acetylmuramate--L-alanine ligase, with the protein product MKLRDIQAVYFVGAGGIGMSALARYFHHKGLVVAGYDKTPSDLTHHLEQEGIQLHYEDNINLIPETCKDPSTTLVVYTPAVPNTHTELTYFRENGFEIEKRSQVLGRLTQTHKGLCFAGTHGKTTTSTMCAHIMHESHLDCNAFLGGISKNYGTNYIFSQKSDYVVIEADEFDRSFHWLRPYMSVITSTDPDHLDIYGTKDAYLESFRHYTELIQPGGTLVIHKDLEMKQNVQTGVKVYEYSRDAGDFHAENVRIQNGTIVFDMVSPIENVTNIELGQPVPINIENGIAAMALAQLCGCTADELRYGMRTYAGVDRRFDFKIKSNRHVLLSDYAHHPKEIIQSAKSLKEIYPNRKITVIFQPHLYSRTEDFYMDFAEALSHFDEVILTEIYPAREKTISGVTSALIYDNLKSNVEKQMIKKDDVLKFAKGRDFDVLVILGAGNLDNYTEQLAEIIKEKE
- the murG gene encoding undecaprenyldiphospho-muramoylpentapeptide beta-N-acetylglucosaminyltransferase, with protein sequence MNEEFRVIISGGGTGGHIFPAVSIANAISTKYPKTKILFVGAEGRMEMQRVPAAGYKIKGLPIKGFNRANKLKNISVLCKLWKSLRLARKIIKDFNPQVAVGVGGYASGATLYECSKMGIPCLIQEQNSYAGVTNKILAKRAKKICVAYEGMERFFPADKIIMTGNPVRQNVLETPLSQEEARKQFGLNPTKKTILLVGGSLGARTINRAVLEHLDLIDVSDAQFIWQTGKYYHQTILDQIKGKELPNLKIMDFIGDMGAAYKAADLVISRAGASSISEFQLIGKPVILVPSPNVAEDHQTKNAMALVNKGAALFVKDIEAPNTLLQLAIKTVNDEQKLESLSQNVKKMGLHNSADVIADEVIKLIKQ
- a CDS encoding leucine-rich repeat domain-containing protein codes for the protein MQKKIILLLLPLVFACSQKMYGQVHFFDANVSKCGELKQVLGDKWDKIDSLVVHGPINGADFTTMWECSFEGKLTVLNLEHAQIENNKIPTRALYKVEKQAVDDPRAYQGVVYLPLRRIILPEGIQEIGDFAFSRMKLEQINLPKSLRKLGRFSFSSCHWLSTDPLIIPEGVTSIPSQCFVNCQCFKKLMLPSTIKIIEGFAFYNTRVEEVNFPEGLELIKIAAFDGCDLMEAILPSTLKELSDFTFSMCPKLQEIKIPEGITKIPFAFASWCRSLEKVNIPKSVTVIEDDAFGSDVKLKSIDLPEGLRHIGKDAFWECAVDSIIFPASLEYLGAGSCANWENVKKIYSLSPNPPCCAADKEGKHKTFHGITPNDIPVYVPIGSGEKYRQAFGWNYFTNIIETDKFPTGIMSPKMGNNELCKVYGKDSELIIEIPNLLSSPIHYSIYSIEGTMIEQGCLTKSYIIKMPSKGVYIVRVGNATHKIFL